One Chelonoidis abingdonii isolate Lonesome George chromosome 17, CheloAbing_2.0, whole genome shotgun sequence DNA segment encodes these proteins:
- the HRH1 gene encoding histamine H1 receptor, which translates to MCETKNSTEAHPIPLGMALGSISLITVIMNILVLYAVKTERKLHTDGNLYIVSLSVADLIVGAAVMPLNIMYLLKHRWVLGKPACQFWLSMDYVASTASIFNLFILCLDRYRSVQQPLKYLKYRTKSRALVMISGAWLISFLWIIPILGWRTFTNGRERQVEEGTCETEFSTVTWFKVLTAIVNFYVPSFLMLWFYAKIYKAVRKHCQHRELINGSFQSFSESKSIHRDKVQKKQTICHQKPNKDINTGLSKGSSVDPCCNVILYFPQSKSMGAKLELSSFDKPPKALITEGDSKVVKLRCFPLAIAKTQLGPDKVGMKYVPVKKRSCSQAPELSDTSDEHTFIEGAPCKNDSDLTLIPAASSAKAKANKDSAGLSYLKSTWWRLRTQSMQGVHVNRERKAAKQLGFIMADFMVCWIPYFVLFMVIACCQSCCNYSFHMFTIWLGYVNSTLNPFIYPLCNENFKKTFKKIFHIHS; encoded by the coding sequence ATGTGTGAAACAAAGAACTCAACAGAGGCTCACCCAATCccgctagggatggccctggggaGCATCTCACTGATCACAGTCATTATGAATATTTTGGTCCTATATGCagtgaaaacagaaagaaagctgCATACAGATGGGAACCTGTACATTGTCAGCCTATCAGTTGCGGATCTTATAGTTGGTGCAGCTGTTATGCCGCTGAACATTATGTACCTACTGAAGCACAGATGGGTACTGGGCAAACCAGCCTGTCAGTTCTGGCTCTCAATGGATTATGTAGCCTCCACAGCCTCCATCTTCAACCTTTTTATATTGTGCCTAGATCGTTACCGTTCAGTTCAGCAGCCACTCAAGTATCTCAAGTACCGGACCAAAAGTAGAGCTTTGGTGATGATTTCTGGAGCTTGGCTGATTTCTTTTCTGTGGATCATACCGATTCTAGGCTGGCGTACTTTTACCAATGGTAGGGAACGGCAAGTGGAAGAAGGGACCTGTGAAACAGAGTTCTCCACAGTCACCTGGTTTAAAGTGTTGACGGCCATTGTCAACTTCTATGTCCCATCTTTCCTGATGTTATGGTTCTATGCAAAAATATACAAGGCTGTCCGGAAACACTGTCAGCACCGAGAGCTAATCAATGGATCGTTTCAGTCTTTCTCAGAAAGCAAAAGTATACATCGTGATAAGGTGCAGAAAAAGCAAACCATTTGCCACCAAAAGCCAAATAAAGATATAAACACGGGTCTTTCAAAAGGAAGCTCTGTAGACCCTTGCTGCAATGTAATTCTCTACTTCCCTCAGTCCAAAAGTATGGGGGCAAAGCTTGAACTCAGCAGCTTTGACAAACCCCCAAAGGCTCTCATTACAGAAGGTGACAGCAAGGTAGTAAAACTGCGCTGTTTTCCCCTTGCGATTGCCAAGACTCAGCTAGGACCAGATAAAGTGGGAATGAAGTATGTGCCTGTCAAGAAGAGGTCTTGCTCACAGGCTCCAGAGTTAAGTGACACATCAGATGAACACACTTTCATTGAGGGGGCCCCCTGTAAAAATGACTCCGATCTCACCCTGATCCCAGCAGCTTCTAGTGCTAAGGCAAAAGCTAACAAAGACTCTGCAGGCCTCAGTTACCTGAAGAGCACCTGGTGGAGACTGCGCACCCAGTCTATGCAAGGAGTGCATGTGAACAGGGAGAGGAAAGCAGCCAAGCAGCTGGGTTTCATAATGGCAGACTTTATGGTGTGCTGGATTCCCTATTTTGTGCTGTTTATGGTAATAGCCTGTTGTCAAAGCTGTTGCAACTACAGTTTCCATATGTTCACTATTTGGCTTGGTTATGTGAACTCCACTTTAAATCCATTCATCTATCCCCTCTGTAATGAGAACTTCAAGAAGACGTTCAAAAAGATCTTTCATATTCACTCATAA